The following proteins come from a genomic window of Lolium rigidum isolate FL_2022 chromosome 5, APGP_CSIRO_Lrig_0.1, whole genome shotgun sequence:
- the LOC124651300 gene encoding zinc finger AN1 domain-containing stress-associated protein 17-like, whose translation MARRGTEAFPDLGAHCDREDCNQLDFLPFDCDGCGKVFCAEHRTYLGHGCARAADQGRTVVVCEACGDAIERAAGAGTDAEILEAHARSRRGCDPARKLKPRCPARRCKETLTFSNSSVCKGCGHKVCLKHRFPADHECATRGSPAGAAAAARRAGDCGRDAQKVGDGGGWALPPLIRNFRMF comes from the coding sequence ATGGCGCGGCGGGGCACGGAGGCGTTCCCGGACCTGGGCGCGCACTGCGACCGGGAGGACTGCAACCAGCTCGACTTCCTGCCCTTCGACTGCGACGGCTGCGGCAAGGTCTTCTGCGCCGAGCACCGGACCTACCTGGGCCACGGCTGCGCGCGCGCCGCCGACCAGGGCCGCACCGTCGTCGTCTGCGAGGCCTGCGGCGACGCCATCgagcgcgccgccggcgccgggacCGACGCCGAGATCCTCGAGGCGCACGCCAGGTCGCGCCGAGGCTGCGACCCGGCCAGGAAGCTCAAGCCGCGCTGCCCCGCGCGGCGGTGCAAGGAGACGCTCACCTTCTCCAATAGCAGCGTctgcaaggggtgcggccacaaggTGTGCCTCAAGCATCGGTTCCCCGCCGACCACGAGTGCGCCACGCGCGGGTCCCCGGCgggcgctgccgccgccgccagacgGGCCGGCGACTGCGGCCGCGACGCGCAGAAGGTAGGGGACGGCGGCGGCTGGGCGCTGCCGCCGTTGATCCGGAATTTCAGGATGTTTTGA